The window CGCCGGAGTACCTTCGCCGGCGAATTGTCTCATCATAAGATTCCTATTATAAGTGGCAGCATTCGTAGGAGACGCTCCAACCTCTCCAGCATCTCCTTTTGAAGGCCACCCTGTTTCCGCAACCCTAACTTCTATGTTACGGTACCCTAGTTTCGCAGCAGCGAAAGCAACCGCATCGACTTGAGCATACATCATGTTGTCGTAATGTAGTCTTGTGTTGGGATCGGTCATACCGATGTTTCGGTTGAATAGGACATAGTCGATGGGGATTTTGTTTGGGTTGTCTTTATAGGCAAAGTAAGGGTAAGCATTTATCCAAAAAGGAGATCTCGTGGCTTCCAAGAATTGTAGAAGTTGTTGCATCACCGAGGAGACCTCTGGTTTGAAACTTCCGGCTGATGGAGGATAAGATTCGGCTAGGACGGCAAGAGAGCTTGGAGACGAGACTTCAATGTATCTATCTAAACCTAATTGGACCAAGGCTTTGTGGATGTTAATTATCGCCGGCATCATGTATCTAtttcaaaaaaggaaaaaaaaaagaagaagaagcaaagttAGCATTATTGGATAAAAATTATTTCACCTACTTGAATAGATCAACAATATAGATGTCTTTTTGAACTAACAATATAGATAGTTTtgtaagtatataatttttgttgCTTCTCTAAGAACATATAAATAGTAGCTTCTGTTGTATTATATAAACTCAAGTGTGAATCTAAGTTGTTTTGTAAACAGTGTGAAGATAATGTGTGAATATAagttatttttgataattagcttttatatatattggatGCGGCAGAAAATCGTATAATCTTACCTTTAAGACGTTCCTAGCGGATAACATTATTAAAATCGCAGTGGagttttgataaatattttttcgaaTGATATTGTTATAATCGACCAAACTTTATTATATGTGAAATGACCAACGTAAAGAACTTAttgattaaattaataaatttgattcGAGATTAGATACCCGATTAAACTAGAGTCTTCGTCGGTGAAAAGCTCGTTTCCGACCATGATTCCGGTGATCCTTGTGGCCGGAATATAGGGTTTGATGTGAGAATCCACCCATTGGAGAGCTTGTTGAGGATCTTGTAACAACGTTAAAACTTGATTTTCGATGGTGACGATGATCTCTATGTTTGAATTTGCGAAGGAAGTAAGAATTTGAGGATTAGTGTCGTAAATTCTTGTTTTGGTGATCCTTAGAGATCTCAAGAGATTAATAACTTTATCCGGTGAAGGCAAATTGTTCCCAACTTGTCCGTAATTGATACCAAGAGACGTTGCTTTCTGTAGTATATTTCCTGCATTTATTTCCAAATCAAAGAATCAGAATTTTTAGAAAACTATGCCATGCAAAACCTTTTTTAGACTAAATATGACAAAATAATGGTTGATAAAAAGAATAACTTCTTTGAAAATCTTAGACGTTGCTATTTTTGACGCGGCAACATACCGCATAACTTGAGAATTATAAAATATCTCTATATGAAAGTATACATAACGATGAAACAATCAAATCACCTGAGAGAACGAGAGAAAGCAGGAGAAAAACATTAATGAGATTAGGAAGTCTCGCGACTGTTCTTGATGTCATgttgagaaagaaagagaggagGGAGAGATTGTTAAGCTTTTGGGTTTTAAGAAAGGGTTTAAGGGAATATAAATACACTACACATGAAGCCAGCCAAGTTGAAGAATacttttctttgcttgtttgttttttttccacGTTTTTTATTTCGTAAGAGGAAATATGGTTtagttttgaagtttatgttttaaattttgcaGCTGTTTAGCTTTGCCTTCCCTATACTGTTTTTCTCATTTATGCCTTTTTATCAATTGAGGGCTTTCTTCAAACCAGAACGAGGGATTCTTACTAAAAGTTTTATATATTaggtttcaaatatttatattttatgtaaaatatgttgattttaaatttatgcACACTTAACTACGATAAAACTGCACATGCATGGAAACACATATGTGGGTGTATTGTTTACATGCATTCTACAAGTTGTGCTATTGTTTGCAGCTTTGGTTTAAAAAGTGAGCAGTGTTATTAAATTATCAAGAAAAAAGGAGAACAATAATGGAATACACGTAAGTGGACGTAATAGAAAATGGCAAAGTTTTCAATTAAGTTGGTTAGTCTGAATTCTGAAATAAAACAAACGtttgctctctctatatatatactaaaagtATATTCCACGATAATCCGGGAGAAAAAGCTATAAATTAAGTATATcacaaaacaataacaaaacTGATCTAAACAGACTAACTTTTAATATCATTATAGATGTTTTTTCAGTCTTACAACTCTCACTAAAGTAAACTCTAAAAAATTTAACCAGTCATATGTGTCTTGTAAAATCGTCGTATATATTATACACGTCTATAAATATAACTTTCTGGATTTAGGTTGATTGTTTCTCGGTTTTGGAATagtttttgtctttgttttcccaaaaaataattttcatctaattaaactttttggtaaatagatttcttaaaatatataaaattattttttaaaagtaattgtctattttttaaaaaaaaaatccaacttttttccaattttgttgtttgaaaatgattaaatattttttccttattaaaaaatatcattgtCCAATTCTACGGTAGTATTTTTCTACCAATCAAAGCACTGCTAAATGCTAATAATAATGAACACATGAGCACATATATTCAAGGCAAAATCTATTAGATATATAgtctaatatttttgaaaaagtgtttttaaaatattagtacaaaatacaaatatcattaaataaattttatttacttatttaaaaatgaaaaaaaaaattctggacTATttcaaacatgaattatatTCTCATCCATTAGCAGTTCCTGGctttttccaaaaacaaatacCGCCAGAAAtgtgttatattttattattttaattttttgaactGATTCTTATTACTAATTGCGTCAATGGAGAACTATAATACGATGGAGGATTTGCTGGGCGTGAGAAATgctttaaaactaaaaaatctcTTGAGACAAAAGCTAATTGGAGATCCGATGTGACTTGACGTGTCAAACGATTCAACGGTATAAATTATAGTGAAGGAAGCCCCCTCCCCCGTTTctcttttgaaattttttttttaaatagaagaGTTAAACATTGGTCTGTTAAAGATACATACCTAATTTCTGATAAGAAGTAcagtttataaataaatttgttcTCGGATGTCAAATTGATCGAAAAATAATAGCACATATCCGTATAAAATAACCAGGAAAATACAACTTAGTTTCGCATGGCAGGTAGATCAAACCTGAAATATGATGACATCCTAAACTCCTGGTCAAAAATCTGACATCCCAAAAACTTGGAATGTTTCTCCTTTGaagtttattttatgtttttagaaaggttatttattttaagCTTGCTTACAAAGTTAAAATTCAAATctcccaaaaaaataaaataaatataattcagataaacaaaccaaataaattCAAGGGAATCCAATCAaattaacatatacaaaaactaAACCATTTATTATATAGGCGATCCTAAAACAAATCATCTAAAATTTAAGGTTTTATGAAAACTGAAAgtagtttttatattaaatttaaatcaaaatctaatccaaaccaaataatttataagttttAATTTTACTTTGGATGTGAAAACTTACAAacttagaaaaacaaaaaaaaatctaaaattaaacaaaaatcatgATTAAACACCATTCATATATCAAAGGCAATAAACAAATTCCTGGATTGATATCGAAATTAATCATATACGACCAACGTAGTAACTAATATGTTGGTGGACCGGGTGATTGTGGTCGAGTGGTAAGGAGACGGGGCTGAGACACCAACATGTTTCAGGTTCGATCCACCTGCTGCACGAAACTAAGTCACAATTATCATGGTCACCCAACACGGATATGGGGCCATGTTTTAGGGCCCATTTGAATACCCGGAGAGAGGGTCTATTCGTGGGCTGCACCTCCCCTTGGGGATTAGTCTGGGCCTTTCCATGGGCATGGGATACCCCCaggttaatcaaaaaaaaaaaaaaaaaaaaaaactaatatgttGGTGGAGGTGGGAATTTTTAGAGGCGGGTTTCATCCACTTCAAACTCAGTGTAAGAATCTGATATTCCAGTGTTATAATACTCTTGACACAAAGAATGATTTactaaaaaattgaaagatCATCCAAAATTAGAAAGATAGTCAACACCGAACTGATACAGTCAAACTAGAACGGAGAAGAAATCAAagcattaaatataattttaaggaCATTTAATACGGTAAAGATTGCTCTTCATCATTTACAAAAAGAAGACCAATGTGAAACagaagaaaaattaatttttcctGTGGAAACCCTTTGAGTCAAGGATTTTTAACTGATAATTTattaatgcttctacaccaacaaaccaaaatttcaattttttaaaaaaaataatttattaaacaattatgcagactacaaaGAATGACTTAAAAGAGATTTTTAACATGGTGCAAATAAATTCGATCAGACGTTAAGCGTAAATCTTTATAAAGCAGATAGTATTGTCAGTTGTCGAATCTtctacataatatttttaataattataatattttaataaatcagcgttaaaaaacataagaaagacacattttttcttttatcaaaagAGACCCAACTTTCTTCGTATCAAAATTGTAGtctaaatatttatgtattctcTTATTTACGGAGAGCAATCAATCGAGAATCGAGGTTGAGTAAATAATTGatgaacaaaatatttattgatgATCTTATTAATAATATGTTATGATACAATTGTAAAGACTCAAAAAGTATTACCAGAGCACCTCCAAATTGATTTTTATGTGGTTTAACAAATCATTCTCAGAGAAGAGAAAtcgatttattaaacaattatgcaatCTACTGAAAAATGATTTACAAGAAATTTTTAACATGCTGCAAATAAATTTGGTCAGACATGAATTTTCAAATAAAGACTCAAGTAATGCAGTTATACGTAAATCTTCTTAAATCAGGTAATATTGTCGGTCATCGAATCGTTTATGtaatctttttaataattttaatattttaataaattagtgtTAAAAAACACAAGAAAAACGCAcctttttttatcaaaagagaCTCAAATTTCTTCATATCAAAATTGTAggcaaatatttatgtattctcTTATTTCCTGAGAGCACCTGGAAGAGCTCTGATAAATGATAATACTTTTTGAGTCTTTATAATTGTATCGTAACATATTATTAATAAGATCatcaattaatattttgttcATCAATTATTTACTCAACCTCGATTGATTTTTGTGTGGTCTGTTTACAGTTGGTTAAACCTTTAGTCCGACGTTTAAAAGTTAAGTTTTGCGGTTGAGGATGGACTACGCGTCGATTTGTGGCAATTCCATAGCTAGATTGAATGACGCAACAGGCCATTTGTGTTAAAttatgtacttttttttttttgcgacagtataaaatttaatgataacagacattagtttatatttttattttctttgaattGACATTTGGAGAACAGACGAATATGTTTTAATTAACAAATAGTCAAGAACGACTAGAGCAGCGGTGTGATATTTTTTCGTACGCGTTTATGACTAGCAATTTGGACTATGTGCTTGATTAGGCAAGCAATGGTTAAAAAGTCGAACTAAGTCACCAGTTAATCCTCTATGTTTTTACttggcaaaaaaaaaggttttggcTGGGAGCCTGGACTTGGGAGGTTCGTTGGCGGAAGCTAGACATCAATGGAAGGTATGAGGACAATGAGATTGCAGTGAAAGTCTCCTACATCTACTTGGTCACCATTCTAATAATTTGCTGGATTTTTAAAAATCACCGTCGACTACAAATAGAAATACTAGACCGTAGAATTTTCACAGTTACCAACTATTTATGAAACGGATAAGACCAAACCACCAGCAACAAAACCTGCCTGGCCGGTCAAGGTTAGAGTGGACCgacatatttttaatattttagttacgATGTGTAACCTGTCTCTCGTCCAAAAAAAAAGCGTGTATATATTTATGCATAAGCACAAAGTGCAGGGTTTGGACACAATCCAATGAAACAATATATATTAGAttccccaccccccccccccccccccccccctcgaaaaaatatatatatatttggaagTTTTTCATATAGGGATAGAGATATCTAAAttgtgaaaaaaaattattaaaattcttAGAAAATATTTCAAGCTCCCTATTTCACATTCGGTCTTTGACAAAATGAGACTAAATGAGTCTGTAATTAATATGTCCACGCATTCTTTTTTGACGTCATATATGttaacttttatataatttataacatgTGTATTGCCATAATATTTACATTCTGTAGTGGCTTCACACGTTAGACAAATCAGATCAGTTTGACGTATTATAAAACAGATATTGTGGGCCATTTATAcgtaaaacatataataaataaaatcgaGTCAAAATGGTGTAAGCATTACGAAATTTCCTTTTCTATAAAGTTGCctacaaaattgaatttttgtgGGTAATGGATAAGGATTAAGAGACAAAATATATgcataagaaaagaaaactttgtaatgcaaaaaaaaacactgtATAATGCAAGAGAGAAAGTAAAGATCTTATCCTTCGCCGAAACTGCTTTCTCGATAACCAGTGAACATCGTGCATGCATGGCTAAAAGCTTTTACGTgtgctttttttctttttactattataaattaaagttttattataCTATTGAAAGTGTTTTTTCATTTATGACGCGCATACGTAAAAAGGGACTTAATCTATGTCACTATGTGTATGTTTCTCCTTTTCCGCTACCTTTTTCTGGTATAACAAAGAAAATGAGaggttgaacaaaaaaaaaacaaagaaaatgagaATTTCTAAGCATTTATAAGAAAGTATAtctgttgtcaaaaaaaaaaagtatgtcaCTTGGGTGCGACATTAATGGATAAGACACGTCAGACAGTGGAAAGTTATATTGAAGTTCAAATGTAGTTGTCTTGTCTTACGTCGTGACATATTACACGTTTGTTAttcctttaataaaattttggtgACTCAAGTGTGAACTCAACATCAAATGTACTCTTGTCTTTTCTCTAATTAaacttaattatattaaaatctaCCCAAATTGGGATCGACCTTTCGGTGAATTAGAAGATGGTTCGACCTTTCGGTGAGAAGAACTCGACGAGGATTACCAAAATAGTGTACCGACTGCCGAGATTCTGATCTCCGTTCCCGTACATTGTAATTTCATAAAGCCTGTATACGTGGTTGGCCTTCGTATATGTAGGGTTGTGACTTGTGTCTATGTTGCCTTAGTCACTTCTAAGAAGTAAGAACCATCTTTATCTTTATTGTCATCCAAGGGATATGAGAGAGTTACACTGAGAGACACAATCTGTCTTTCATTTACGTGAAGAGACACATTCTCTCTTTGACACACTTTCTCATGACAGCTGTTTTTGTGTGGATAGAAATAACCCTACTTTTTGTGTAAAGAgaagtttgtttattttaaagaaGGAAACGTAAGTTGAGCAAAATGAAACTAAGTTTGTTCTTAGTTGCAATAAATGATAAAAGTTCAAATGAAAAAGTAGATATATAAGTAAAAGTGAAATTTTTGGGGCGTTGGATCTATTTACAGGCATAAGATCTAACGACTGCAAATATGTTTACCTTCtataatgtaaatatttttatattggtaGATAGTGCAATTAAAAGAGATACAAAGATGGTGAGAATAGTGTGATGTCATGTGAGCCACACGGCTTTAACCATTTCACTgataaatttttcttttggtttcaaaacaaaaatgtatCTGAACCCTATCATGTTATACAAATCTCGTAAATACCCAGAACATAGAAGACAGAGGTGGGATTTTCATTGTTATCCATATCTCATCTTACCACCTCTTATCTAACCATTGCGCACTTGACCTCTCCCCTCCTCTCACTCTCATGTCCACAGCCACCACATCCACATACTGCCGATCACATCCACACATCCTCTGTCCACAACATCCACCAACACAGCATCTATCACCACTTTCTTCTCCTCACGTCTTCCACCTCTGTGTCTACATCTACCACCACAGCATCCACAGCCACAGCatccaccacctcctcctcttcctcacgTCTACGACCTCCGTATCCACATCCACCATCACAACATCCACATCCACTTCCTCCTCCTCACGTCTTCCACCTTCGTGTCCACATCCACCACCACAATATCCACAGCCACAACATCCACCaccatctcctcctcctcacgTCTTCCAACTCCGTTTCCACATCCACCACCATAGCATCCACAACCACCTTCTCCTCACGTCTTCTACTTCCGTATCCACATCTGCCACCACGGCATCTACCATCGCGGCATCCACCACCACAATAAgacaaaaaaactaaattttcataTATGAGTCTGTTAGATATATCTATGAAATTAGGAATAGAGAAACATGATTGAGAATAGATTTGAGTTTCTGGATTCATGGTGTGACTCACTAATGGTCGAGGATGAAGAGCTGGAGAGGCTAATCCGGCGAACCAGTCTCAGATCGGGTAAAATCTAGAGGTGGAGACAGAGAGCTTGAACAAAGTGACGGCTCCGACGCTTCACCAAACACGCCATGACGGAGATCTTGTTACATAAGAGAGAAATCAGGGCAAGAGGGATATTTATAGTGATTGTGATTCTACCTCTTGATCAAGGAGAAGAAAGGGGATCGAGAAACATGGATTATGGTTCAATTTCTCAGACCCTTATGTTGGAGCAAGAGGTTAGGATTTGATTTGTTTGTGTTTTCACGATTTAGAGATTTCCAAGAGATaatgttcttgttttttttttaatagtttatttgttttaaagaaaTAGTTAGAAAAATAACTAAAGACACATGATCACCTAAagatgccatctcattggttgaaGGTTATCTTGGTAATTTCTGTGAGAGAAAGTGTTCTAAAGACACAATGTGTCTCTTTAAGTAATTAATAACTCAGAATGTGTCTCTCAGGGTAAATTTTTCAAAGGATATCTTAGtatttctttaaaagaaaacatatcaGTCGCTGGCACATGGCTTGACAAGTAAAAGGGGAATTGTAAGGGTGTGTGTGTGGATTCACGTTTTTGcatatgcatataatatatattacgaTTCGTATCAAGAATCACAAAAGGAGATCCataaagaaaaaggaaatattTTTCTTTCCGCCAAAAACTTAAAAGACGTACAATTTTTCTGCCGCCGTAGTGAAAACACAAGCAAGTAGACGTATATGTAGAGAAAAAGTTTTTATTTCTCTTAAAGAAAGTATGTAGAGAAAATGGTCCTTTAAAAACAAGTTACAGGAAGAAAAAAACGAATCATAGATGATAAAACCGAAAATATAGTTCTCGCATAGAGTCAAACAATTACCGGAAAATTAACGGCAACATTATTATGTCATGCTGTTTGATCTTATTATTAAGGATTTCTTTCAGATTAACAAAAGATGTGTTTTTGTGTTAAGAGCATCGCACATTTCAGGTAAAAAAAACATGTGTTCCTTTTGTTTTGTAACAGGGACATATATGTGGTTCCACACAAGTGTGATCGAGTGTACTAGATTTGGAACTTACCATTTCAgatatatttgtttgtttggCCATTCGATATGAACATTTAATTCCTACTGCGACTACCTGGTACCGAAGAACATGCTCCCAAAAAATTAATCGGTTGGACTTCGTCCGTTGATATCCAGTTACTAGAAAAAACCGGAACATGTGTTATTATATTGTTTCTGCATTATTAAAAGAATTTGGTGAAAGATAACATGTTAAATTCCTAATTAAACattctaaaaaaattatgtcaCTAGTAATGTTTTGCGTTAATAACATACACTATGTCGGTTCTTGCATCCGGATAGTGACACACAACAGTGATACTATCgtaattttcagaaaaaaaaaaacaacgatACTATCACAAAATACTATACTATAATGTTATAGAACTTGACTGTTTATTATCAATagattatattttctaataatatattagtttttatttgaGATCTCATATTCAAAATGTGATTAggcttaataaaaattaattaatctatTTATAAGCAGTTGATTTTAagtaaaaatctataaaatttaatgttttcttGGTCAACCTACAAAATTTAATGTTATTATagtttatttagttagttttgaCTTCTGGTTAATAATCTGATTTCGATTATTGTCAATCTTAAAGTGGATAGTTCgagatgaaaaagaaaaaataatcattTGGAGAAAACATGTTAAGAATCCCacatcaaaattcaaaaatataaatatgtgtcAATCTACTTATTAACAATTAGTTTTGACTACTATATATTAGTAATAagctatttgtttttttgtagcCTACAATTGCAGCTTAGGCATACACATCAATAGATTGAAATTCGAATCCATGACATAAAAGTAGGCAAAAGTACCCCATACAAATTTAACACCTCCAACCTAACACAAACAAGTCTGGGAGAATTCTAactttatatactatttttgtaatagtagaatattttaaattatttgatcaaaaaaagaagactattttaaattatttataaatgtttaaaaattattaatagaaGTTTATAAATTCAATCTCATCTCATGAATTCTAAAACTTAAACAAAaatcactaaatcctaaattcagatatttttgttaaatgtatttttaaaaagtgataTCCGGTTTagtgtattttaaatattctttcaaaaaatCTTACAAAATATAGAAGTAGGCAAAAGTACCACAGATAAATTTTACACCTCCCAGTCTCCCACCAAATACCAAAAAGGTATGGGTTTATCACATTCGGACTGAACCGTGCACATTTATTGGGCTTTTATGAATCTCATACACATGGTATTGAAATTTCGCTTTTTTGACAGAATCAGTATGGACTATAACCAGAGCTCAAGTCTTAAGCCATACTCGTTTAATCACTAAGAGCATCAGCAATGCtagaaactttttttgtttcttaaggTAAAAAGTAGGTTAAGAAACTTTGTTAAGAAACTTGATTAGAAATGAAGATTATTGGTAGAAACCTTTTTTGGttcttagttttaatttttatttttttaattatttgtgtagcaaataaaacatataacatagataattgaaaacatataagagagtacaaagttaaaaaaaaagattacaaagTTGAAAAAACATGCAAATTACAATATTTCTATTCAACtcataaaaagttaaataaaaaaagttattattcATCTCCAAATTTATCCCATAGATGTTCGATCAAATCATGTTTTAGTTGTCTATGGACTGGTCTATCCCGAACTCTAGCTCGGCGATCAAGTGCATCGAAAAGCTCAGTAGGCATCTTGACGCAAAAAGAAATATCCTGATCGTGAAATGTGTCATCTCGAGTATCCGTACGTTCTTCATCttcgacaatcatattatggagtattatACAAGCTCTCATAATTTTTGCTATCTTCGATTTACTCCATAACTTTGATGGATTTTTGATAACGGCGAATCTAGCTTGCAGGACTCCGAAGGCACGCTCAACATCTTTTCGGG of the Brassica rapa cultivar Chiifu-401-42 chromosome A03, CAAS_Brap_v3.01, whole genome shotgun sequence genome contains:
- the LOC103860983 gene encoding glucan endo-1,3-beta-glucosidase 14; this encodes MTSRTVARLPNLINVFLLLSLVLSGNILQKATSLGINYGQVGNNLPSPDKVINLLRSLRITKTRIYDTNPQILTSFANSNIEIIVTIENQVLTLLQDPQQALQWVDSHIKPYIPATRITGIMVGNELFTDEDSSLIGYMMPAIINIHKALVQLGLDRYIEVSSPSSLAVLAESYPPSAGSFKPEVSSVMQQLLQFLEATRSPFWINAYPYFAYKDNPNKIPIDYVLFNRNIGMTDPNTRLHYDNMMYAQVDAVAFAAAKLGYRNIEVRVAETGWPSKGDAGEVGASPTNAATYNRNLMMRQFAGEGTPARRNSRLDVYIFALFNEDMKPGPTSEKNYGIFRPDGSLAYNLGFSTMSTTTANSESVAYSSYATKAKMTLEYWTILMLAMIQVVVSRLS